The Phycisphaeraceae bacterium genome includes a window with the following:
- a CDS encoding type II secretion system protein, with protein MHHPSPLNPNTAATDRTERETSLRRKPLGPSPRNLNTTINHLKRNTHAQAHRTGFSLIELLVVITIILILAATTVGTIITVMRANNVGNAVNAINAQANTARSIALRDATETALIFRFAPSESDRVTLHIAQRTNANASPGTTPIYEPIDDRAPTRLPEGVRIFSPLLFFGGLDWGTPYTDPSAIRSGSGQRGGGSPSNNAVVYAVRFTPSGQLIINDERIGYLDESTRPLWLGETIILLAVIDERELQAQGFALDDQNPNPISDPANYEGPSNETPRDFIERAYVLSDPDDPDFIEADIAIITYAPNTGLSSVQRNRETP; from the coding sequence ATGCATCACCCATCCCCTCTCAACCCCAACACCGCAGCCACCGACCGTACTGAGCGCGAAACGAGCCTGAGGCGCAAGCCTCTGGGCCCATCCCCTCGCAACCTAAACACCACCATCAATCACCTCAAGCGCAACACCCACGCCCAGGCCCATCGGACGGGCTTCTCCCTCATCGAACTCCTCGTCGTCATCACCATCATCCTCATCCTCGCCGCCACCACCGTCGGCACCATCATCACCGTCATGCGGGCCAACAACGTCGGCAACGCCGTCAACGCCATCAACGCCCAGGCCAACACCGCCCGCTCCATCGCCCTCCGCGACGCTACCGAAACCGCCCTCATCTTCCGCTTTGCCCCCTCCGAATCCGATCGCGTCACCCTTCACATCGCCCAGCGGACCAACGCCAACGCAAGCCCCGGCACCACGCCTATCTACGAACCCATCGACGACCGCGCCCCCACACGGCTCCCCGAAGGCGTCCGCATCTTCAGCCCGCTTCTATTCTTCGGCGGGCTCGACTGGGGAACCCCTTACACAGATCCCTCCGCAATACGCTCAGGCTCTGGACAACGCGGGGGCGGGAGCCCTTCCAACAACGCCGTCGTCTACGCCGTCCGCTTCACCCCCAGCGGGCAGCTCATCATCAACGATGAACGCATCGGGTACCTCGATGAATCCACACGTCCTCTCTGGCTTGGCGAGACCATCATCCTCCTCGCCGTCATCGACGAGCGCGAACTCCAGGCTCAGGGCTTCGCGCTCGACGACCAAAATCCCAATCCCATATCTGACCCCGCCAACTACGAAGGCCCCTCCAACGAAACACCCCGCGACTTCATCGAACGAGCCTACGTCCTTAGCGACCCCGATGACCCCGACTTCATCGAAGCCGACATCGCCATCATCACCTACGCACCCAACACCGGACTCTCCTCCGTCCAACGCAACCGCGAAACCCCCTAA
- a CDS encoding type II secretion system protein, whose product MIPPLNQHEHDRGSGLTSPRRKPGGSIPSRRAFTLIEILVVISIITVLVALTLVGVTAVTANSNQWATESTLATLDAAVDEYYQLNNRYPRANTGNTVYWDTSQNRMRGWPEQFFDELQKYGDIGAMLGPLLQSPPTLAGNEDNLDIRDASPIADGWGYGIVPIVPRDLSTNPSVSDLRPFFYSSGPNGTDQNNTDNGGIETDVVIAMNENSTPANLDLNDIQTPAGDDLYSPSAP is encoded by the coding sequence ATGATCCCTCCCCTCAACCAACACGAGCATGACAGAGGCTCCGGCCTAACGAGCCCCAGGCGGAAGCCTGGGGGCTCAATCCCCTCACGCCGCGCCTTCACCCTCATCGAGATCCTCGTCGTCATCTCCATCATCACCGTCCTAGTCGCTCTCACGCTCGTAGGCGTCACCGCCGTCACCGCCAACTCAAACCAGTGGGCCACCGAATCCACACTCGCCACACTCGACGCAGCCGTCGACGAGTACTACCAGCTCAACAACCGCTACCCCAGAGCCAACACCGGCAACACCGTCTACTGGGATACCTCCCAAAACCGCATGCGCGGATGGCCCGAACAGTTCTTCGATGAGCTCCAGAAATACGGCGACATCGGAGCCATGCTCGGGCCCCTCCTCCAGTCGCCTCCAACCCTCGCCGGTAATGAAGACAACCTCGACATCCGCGACGCCTCGCCCATCGCCGACGGCTGGGGCTACGGCATCGTCCCCATCGTCCCCAGAGACCTCAGCACCAATCCCTCTGTCTCCGATCTACGCCCCTTCTTCTACTCCTCAGGCCCCAACGGCACCGACCAGAACAACACCGACAACGGCGGAATCGAAACCGACGTCGTCATCGCCATGAACGAAAACTCCACCCCCGCCAACCTCGACCTCAACGACATCCAAACCCCCGCCGGCGACGACCTCTACAGCCCCTCCGCTCCGTAA